Proteins encoded by one window of Yersinia massiliensis:
- a CDS encoding amino acid permease: MKNDSSTLKRGLSARHIRFMALGSAIGTGLFYGSAEAIRLAGPAVLLAYLIGGAAVFMVMRALGEMAVHDPVAGSFGHYASRYLGPLAGFLTGWTYTFEMIIVALADVTAFGIYMGLWFPDAPQWVWVLSIIFFIGALNLCSVKVFGEMEFWLSLLKVTAIIAMIAAGFGIMMFGFGAGHESTGVSNLWSHQGFMPNGLTGVIASFAVVMFAFGGIEIIGVTASEAKNPEKVLPRAINTVPVRILLFYVLTLFVLMAIYPWNSIGQNGSPFVAIFSSLGISSAANILNLVVISAAISAINSDIYGAGRMMYGMAQEGLAPKCFSRLTRNGVPWMTILVMAIALLCGVVLNYLIPKNVFLIIASIATFATVWVWLMILVSQVAMRRKMSKESVAKLAFPVPFWPVAPILTILFMAFIIIVLGYFPATRIAMYVGLAWVALMTLAWWIWLRKSPTSVPQPQVESSEA; the protein is encoded by the coding sequence ATGAAGAATGATTCATCCACGCTCAAACGCGGCCTTAGTGCGCGACATATCCGGTTCATGGCATTAGGTTCCGCCATTGGTACGGGTTTATTTTATGGTTCTGCCGAAGCTATTCGTTTGGCGGGACCAGCAGTCCTACTCGCCTATTTGATTGGCGGTGCAGCAGTATTTATGGTGATGCGTGCACTCGGTGAAATGGCGGTGCATGATCCGGTTGCGGGTTCATTTGGTCATTATGCCAGTCGTTATCTTGGGCCACTGGCGGGTTTTCTGACCGGCTGGACCTATACCTTTGAGATGATTATCGTGGCGCTGGCCGATGTCACTGCATTTGGTATCTATATGGGATTGTGGTTCCCAGATGCCCCACAGTGGGTTTGGGTGCTGAGTATCATCTTCTTTATCGGTGCGCTGAATCTCTGCTCAGTTAAAGTCTTTGGTGAGATGGAGTTCTGGTTATCGCTGCTCAAAGTGACGGCGATTATTGCCATGATCGCTGCTGGGTTTGGCATTATGATGTTTGGTTTTGGTGCCGGTCATGAGAGCACTGGTGTTAGTAATCTATGGTCGCATCAAGGGTTTATGCCCAATGGACTGACGGGGGTGATTGCCTCGTTTGCGGTTGTTATGTTTGCTTTTGGTGGTATTGAAATTATCGGCGTGACGGCCAGCGAAGCAAAAAACCCGGAAAAAGTATTACCACGCGCCATTAACACCGTGCCAGTACGTATTCTTTTATTCTATGTTTTAACGCTCTTTGTTCTGATGGCGATCTATCCATGGAATAGCATTGGGCAAAATGGCAGTCCTTTTGTGGCGATTTTCAGCAGTTTAGGGATCAGCTCCGCAGCGAATATTCTAAATCTGGTGGTGATCAGTGCGGCCATCTCAGCGATCAATAGCGATATCTACGGCGCGGGTCGTATGATGTATGGCATGGCGCAAGAAGGGCTAGCACCCAAGTGTTTTAGCCGCCTGACACGTAATGGCGTGCCTTGGATGACCATCTTAGTGATGGCGATTGCGCTGCTATGCGGTGTGGTGCTGAACTACCTTATTCCAAAAAATGTGTTCCTAATTATTGCCTCAATTGCGACTTTCGCTACCGTTTGGGTATGGCTAATGATTTTAGTGTCGCAAGTGGCCATGCGCCGCAAGATGAGTAAGGAGAGTGTCGCCAAGCTTGCTTTCCCTGTCCCGTTTTGGCCAGTCGCCCCTATACTGACCATTCTCTTTATGGCTTTCATCATTATCGTTCTGGGGTATTTCCCCGCGACTCGCATTGCCATGTATGTCGGTTTGGCATGGGTTGCCTTAATGACGCTGGCATGGTGGATTTGGTTGCGTAAATCGCCCACGTCTGTTCCCCAACCGCAAGTTGAAAGCAGCGAAGCCTAA
- a CDS encoding alpha/beta hydrolase has protein sequence MLSIAIKRWIKRIILVLVVISVTILAIRIYDTQRGPKLELWHTFVPHEMRAAEIDKASWADYMKAENNIFDEVRKNVTEKLEPRTEIPLNRYYSGSSIYPPSFKNDWNRSYILQPDGKPKGAVVLLHGLTDTPYSLRHIAENYRQRGYVAIGIRLPAHGSVPGALTDVEWQDWLAATRLAVREAKTLSGPDLPLHVVGFSNGGALAMKYTLDSLDDPALAKPERVILISPMIGVTSFARFAGIAGWPAIFPAFAKAAWLGIVPEFNPFKYNSFPVNAARQSYLLTSVLQQQIARDSRNNKMEELPPILTFQSLMDSTVSTRAVVTALYNHLPKNGSEVVLFDLNRAASFGPLLRNSSYTALARLLPPPPRNYSTTVITNVSPQSNETVAITTLAGQTNETTVPTGLIYPPDIFSLSHVALPFPMSDSLYGRYPEPRDQYGISLGTFAARGERAVLVVGLDSLMRISSNPFYPYMLQRIDDKIDAPAQ, from the coding sequence ATGCTTTCCATAGCCATTAAGCGGTGGATTAAACGGATTATTCTAGTCTTGGTGGTAATTTCCGTTACCATACTGGCAATCCGAATTTACGATACACAGCGTGGTCCGAAGCTAGAGCTTTGGCACACTTTTGTTCCACATGAAATGCGCGCGGCTGAGATTGATAAAGCCAGTTGGGCGGATTACATGAAAGCTGAAAATAATATTTTTGATGAAGTTCGGAAAAATGTAACTGAAAAACTGGAACCAAGAACGGAGATTCCACTAAACCGTTACTATTCTGGCAGCTCGATTTATCCACCAAGTTTTAAAAACGACTGGAATCGTTCTTATATTCTGCAGCCCGATGGGAAACCTAAAGGTGCCGTGGTATTACTGCATGGTTTAACGGATACCCCCTATAGCTTGCGCCATATCGCTGAAAATTATCGTCAGCGTGGCTATGTTGCTATCGGTATCCGTTTACCCGCTCATGGTTCTGTACCGGGTGCTTTGACCGATGTTGAATGGCAGGATTGGTTAGCCGCCACACGTTTGGCTGTTCGAGAAGCTAAAACACTGAGTGGCCCAGATTTACCTTTGCATGTTGTTGGTTTCTCCAATGGCGGCGCACTGGCGATGAAATACACACTGGACTCATTAGATGACCCCGCACTGGCGAAACCTGAGCGGGTAATATTGATATCCCCGATGATCGGTGTGACGAGTTTTGCGCGTTTTGCTGGTATTGCAGGCTGGCCGGCTATCTTCCCAGCCTTTGCTAAAGCAGCTTGGTTAGGGATCGTGCCTGAGTTTAACCCGTTCAAGTACAACTCATTCCCAGTGAATGCTGCTCGCCAATCTTATTTACTGACGTCCGTATTGCAGCAGCAAATTGCACGTGATTCCAGAAACAATAAGATGGAAGAGCTTCCTCCAATTCTGACGTTCCAGTCATTAATGGATTCAACCGTCAGTACCCGTGCCGTGGTGACAGCGCTCTATAATCACTTACCAAAAAATGGCAGCGAAGTAGTACTGTTTGATTTGAACCGTGCTGCCAGCTTCGGCCCATTACTGAGAAACTCTTCTTACACCGCACTGGCTCGCTTATTGCCACCGCCACCACGTAATTACAGTACAACGGTGATTACCAACGTTTCTCCGCAAAGTAATGAGACCGTTGCAATAACAACACTGGCGGGTCAAACCAATGAGACTACTGTGCCAACAGGTTTGATATATCCGCCTGATATATTCTCGTTGTCTCATGTTGCGTTACCATTCCCGATGAGTGATTCATTGTATGGTCGCTATCCTGAGCCGCGGGACCAGTACGGTATCAGTTTGGGTACGTTTGCTGCGCGCGGTGAACGTGCTGTGCTGGTGGTGGGGCTGGATTCCTTGATGCGAATTTCGTCCAACCCGTTCTATCCCTATATGTTGCAGCGAATCGACGATAAAATTGATGCCCCAGCGCAGTAA
- the hutU gene encoding urocanate hydratase, translated as MTAQNRFRDNEIRAARGTKLTAKSWFTEAPLRMLMNNLDPEVAENPKELVVYGGIGRAARNWECYDQIVESLTHLNDDETLLIQSGKPVGVFKTHSNAPRVLIANSNLVPHWANWEHFNELDAKGLAMYGQMTAGSWIYIGSQGIVQGTYETFVEAGRQHFGGDLKGRWVLTAGLGGMGGAQPLAATLAGACSLNIECQQSRIDFRLKTRYVDEQAADLDDALARIKKYTAAGEAVSIALCGNAAEILPELVRRGVRPDMVTDQTSAHDPLNGYLPKGWSWEQYRQRAQSEPILVVNAAKASMAEHVEAMLAFHNMGIPTFDYGNNIRQMAQDMGVTHAFDFPGFVPAYIRPLFCRGIGPFRWAALSGDAEDIYKTDAKVKELIPDDEHLHHWLDMARERISFQGLPARICWVGLGQRAKLGLAFNEMVRSGELSAPIVIGRDHLDSGSVSSPNRETEAMKDGSDAVSDWPLLNALLNTASGATWVSLHHGGGVGMGFSQHSGMVVVCDGSDEAAERIARVLHNDPATGVMRHADAGYDIAIQCAQEQGLNLPMVAATQGKRS; from the coding sequence GTGACTGCCCAAAACAGATTTCGTGATAATGAGATTAGAGCCGCTCGTGGAACAAAACTGACTGCAAAAAGTTGGTTTACAGAAGCCCCGTTGCGTATGTTGATGAATAACCTTGATCCTGAAGTGGCTGAGAATCCTAAAGAATTAGTGGTTTACGGCGGTATTGGCCGCGCAGCCCGCAATTGGGAGTGCTATGACCAGATTGTAGAAAGTCTGACACACTTAAATGACGATGAGACCTTATTGATCCAGTCTGGTAAACCTGTCGGTGTCTTTAAAACCCACAGTAATGCGCCTAGAGTATTGATTGCCAACTCAAATTTAGTCCCTCATTGGGCTAATTGGGAACACTTTAACGAACTGGACGCTAAAGGGTTGGCGATGTACGGCCAAATGACCGCGGGTAGTTGGATCTATATCGGTAGCCAAGGCATTGTGCAGGGTACCTATGAAACATTCGTCGAAGCGGGTCGGCAGCATTTTGGTGGTGACCTGAAAGGGCGTTGGGTGCTTACTGCAGGGTTAGGCGGTATGGGGGGGGCACAGCCGCTGGCAGCAACGTTAGCGGGAGCCTGTTCCTTAAATATTGAGTGCCAACAGAGCCGCATCGATTTTCGCTTAAAAACCCGTTATGTCGATGAACAAGCTGCCGATCTGGATGATGCACTAGCACGCATCAAAAAATATACCGCTGCGGGTGAAGCCGTTTCTATCGCTTTATGCGGTAATGCGGCTGAAATTTTACCGGAATTAGTTCGCCGTGGTGTACGACCTGACATGGTGACCGACCAGACCAGTGCTCATGACCCATTGAATGGTTATTTACCAAAAGGTTGGAGTTGGGAACAGTATCGTCAGCGTGCTCAAAGTGAACCTATCTTGGTGGTGAACGCGGCTAAAGCATCGATGGCAGAGCATGTCGAAGCGATGTTGGCCTTCCACAACATGGGTATCCCGACGTTCGATTACGGCAATAATATTCGTCAAATGGCACAGGATATGGGTGTTACTCATGCATTTGATTTCCCTGGTTTTGTCCCTGCCTATATTCGGCCATTATTCTGTCGCGGTATCGGCCCATTCCGCTGGGCGGCACTCTCTGGTGACGCAGAAGATATTTATAAGACGGATGCTAAGGTTAAAGAGCTGATCCCTGATGATGAACACTTGCATCATTGGCTCGATATGGCCCGCGAACGTATCAGTTTCCAAGGTCTACCAGCACGGATTTGTTGGGTTGGATTGGGCCAGCGAGCAAAATTAGGTTTGGCTTTCAACGAAATGGTGCGCAGTGGTGAATTGTCGGCTCCCATTGTGATTGGCCGTGACCATCTGGACTCTGGATCAGTCTCCAGTCCTAACCGTGAAACGGAAGCCATGAAAGATGGCTCTGATGCTGTATCTGATTGGCCATTACTGAATGCACTGCTCAATACGGCGAGTGGTGCGACTTGGGTGTCATTGCATCATGGTGGTGGCGTCGGGATGGGCTTCTCTCAACATTCTGGCATGGTGGTGGTGTGTGATGGTAGCGATGAAGCCGCTGAACGTATCGCTCGGGTGTTACATAATGATCCGGCAACGGGCGTCATGCGTCATGCCGATGCAGGCTATGATATCGCTATTCAATGTGCCCAAGAGCAAGGATTAAATCTGCCAATGGTTGCCGCAACTCAGGGGAAACGTTCATGA
- the hutH gene encoding histidine ammonia-lyase, translating into METMTLRPGQMTLADLRHIFLHPVKISLDESAHAPIQQSVDCVQAILAEKRTAYGINTGFGLLASTRIATEDLENLQRSIVLSHAAGVGEANDDAIVRLILVLKINSLARGFSGIRLEVIQALIALVNAEVYPHIPLKGSVGASGDLAPLAHMSLLLLGEGKARYQGEWLDARSALAKAGLQPLTLAAKEGLALLNGTQVSTAYALRGLFEAEDLYAAASVFGSLTVEAALGSRNPFDARIHAVRGQRGQIDAASTYRHLLGDRSEVSESHRNCDKVQDPYSLRCQPQVMGACLTQMRQAAEVLAIESNAVSDNPLVFAEQGDVLSGGNFHAEPVAMAADNLALALAEMGSLSERRISLLMDKHMSQLPPFLVENGGVNSGFMIAQVTAAALTSENKGLAFPSSVDSIPTSANQEDHVSMAPRAGKRLWEMAENVRGILAVEWLAACQGLDLRKGLKTSDALEPARQLLRQHVAYYEKDRFFAPDIEAASQLIAQRHMNELMPPHVLPSL; encoded by the coding sequence ATGGAAACGATGACACTGCGCCCAGGCCAAATGACTCTGGCGGATTTACGGCATATCTTCCTGCATCCAGTGAAGATCTCTCTTGATGAAAGTGCGCATGCACCGATTCAACAGAGTGTTGATTGTGTACAAGCCATATTAGCCGAGAAACGCACCGCCTATGGCATCAACACTGGCTTCGGTTTGTTGGCATCAACGCGTATTGCCACGGAAGATTTGGAAAACCTGCAACGCTCGATCGTGCTTTCTCATGCCGCTGGCGTCGGAGAGGCCAATGATGATGCCATTGTGCGCCTGATTTTGGTGCTTAAAATCAATAGCTTGGCTCGCGGCTTTTCGGGTATTCGCCTTGAGGTCATTCAGGCGCTTATCGCGTTGGTTAATGCCGAGGTTTATCCACATATTCCATTAAAAGGTTCGGTGGGAGCGTCAGGGGATTTGGCCCCATTGGCCCATATGAGCCTGTTGCTATTAGGTGAGGGCAAGGCTCGCTATCAAGGCGAATGGTTAGATGCCCGTAGCGCGCTGGCAAAAGCGGGCCTACAGCCACTCACATTGGCGGCGAAAGAAGGGTTAGCGCTGCTTAATGGCACGCAGGTTTCTACCGCTTACGCACTGCGTGGCTTATTTGAGGCGGAAGATCTCTATGCTGCCGCGTCTGTTTTTGGCAGCTTGACGGTTGAAGCCGCCTTAGGCTCCCGTAATCCATTTGATGCCCGTATTCATGCGGTGCGCGGCCAGCGAGGGCAGATTGATGCTGCAAGCACTTACCGCCATCTGTTAGGTGATCGCAGTGAAGTGTCAGAGTCTCATCGTAATTGTGACAAAGTACAGGATCCATACTCTCTACGTTGTCAGCCTCAGGTGATGGGTGCTTGCCTAACCCAAATGCGTCAGGCTGCAGAGGTGCTGGCTATTGAATCTAACGCGGTATCCGATAACCCTCTGGTATTTGCTGAGCAAGGTGATGTGCTTTCTGGTGGTAACTTCCATGCTGAACCTGTGGCCATGGCAGCGGATAATTTAGCATTGGCGTTGGCCGAAATGGGTTCATTATCAGAGCGCCGTATTTCGTTATTGATGGATAAACATATGTCGCAGTTACCGCCATTTTTGGTGGAGAACGGCGGAGTCAACTCTGGCTTTATGATTGCGCAAGTCACCGCAGCTGCACTCACCAGCGAGAATAAAGGGTTAGCCTTCCCTTCCAGTGTTGACAGTATTCCGACTTCAGCCAATCAGGAAGACCATGTTTCTATGGCTCCTCGTGCCGGTAAACGCTTATGGGAAATGGCTGAAAATGTACGCGGCATTTTAGCCGTTGAATGGCTGGCTGCGTGTCAGGGATTAGATTTGCGCAAAGGCTTGAAGACGTCGGATGCACTGGAGCCGGCGCGTCAGTTATTGCGCCAGCATGTAGCCTATTACGAAAAAGACCGCTTCTTTGCTCCAGATATTGAAGCAGCAAGCCAGTTGATTGCACAACGTCATATGAACGAACTGATGCCTCCGCATGTCTTACCTAGCCTCTAA
- a CDS encoding organic hydroperoxide resistance protein — MSIEKVVYRAKAKATGGRDGRATSSDGVLDVKLGVPKEMGGAGGAVTNPEQLFAAGYSACFLGALKFVASKEKIKIPDDANIEGTVGIGAIPTGFGIEVQLDISLPGIERSVADDLVKKAHIVCPYSNATRGNIDVTLNIK, encoded by the coding sequence ATGTCTATCGAAAAAGTCGTATATCGCGCCAAAGCTAAAGCCACTGGCGGCCGTGACGGCCGAGCAACCTCCTCTGATGGCGTATTGGATGTGAAGTTGGGCGTACCAAAAGAAATGGGGGGCGCAGGTGGTGCGGTGACGAATCCTGAACAACTGTTTGCTGCGGGTTACTCTGCCTGCTTTCTTGGCGCACTGAAGTTTGTTGCATCAAAAGAAAAAATTAAAATTCCTGATGATGCCAACATTGAAGGGACTGTCGGTATTGGTGCCATTCCAACGGGCTTTGGTATTGAGGTTCAACTCGATATCAGCTTGCCGGGAATTGAACGAAGCGTGGCTGATGATTTAGTGAAGAAAGCGCATATTGTATGCCCTTATTCCAATGCTACTCGTGGCAATATCGACGTCACACTCAATATTAAATAA